One window of Mixophyes fleayi isolate aMixFle1 chromosome 3, aMixFle1.hap1, whole genome shotgun sequence genomic DNA carries:
- the LOC142144219 gene encoding cystatin-like, with protein sequence MAKLCIVAAVLAFLIAVAQADNLLGGLIEANENEDGVQHALAFAMKEYNRGSNDMYMSRVNKVQRAQRKMISGIFYNLNVEIGRTQCRKPTTDISNCALHPDPNFTKSKLCHFEVMTVPWRATTEMLKMECN encoded by the exons ATGGCGAAACTGTGCATTGTAGCGGCGGTGCTTGCCTTTCTTATTGCAGTTGCCCAAGCGGATAATCTTCTTGGCGGCCTGATAGAGGCAAATGAGAATGAAGATGGAGTGCAACATGCGCTGGCGTTTGCTATGAAGGAGTATAACAGGGGCAGCAACGATATGTATATGAGCCGGGTGAACAAGGTCCAGAGAGCACAGAGAAAA aTGATTTCTGGGATTTTTTACAATTTGAATGTGGAAATTGGTCGAACACAGTGCAGAAAGCCAACCACAGATATTAGTAACTGTGCACTCCATCCAGATCCCAACTTTACTAAG agTAAATTATGCCACTTCGAGGTGATGACCGTTCCTTGGAGGGCAACCACTGAGATGCTGAAAATGGAATGTAATTAA